A single Haloglycomyces albus DSM 45210 DNA region contains:
- the thiO gene encoding glycine oxidase ThiO yields MRISILGAGIIGLSAAWRLSEDGHVVTVYDGSPQRAATHAAAGMLAAVTEAEFGEEDLVPFAVESVSQWPDFARRLEAVSDIELSYRAHPTILLGWNESDRAAVRRQVTLYQRLRLPVETIGVRRLRRTEPLLSSSCREAHLVTTDQAVDPRAVLRALWVACEGTGVEFVPQDVHDIRRLDADRVVLATGNQARAFDLPIRPVRGVVLRLKGTTDLPGHTVRSIVDDNSVYLVPRLNGELVVGATSDEITDPGHGTAGATLDLLRYAAALVPEVREYRLEEVTVGYRPTGPDNRPLLGYVDETTIVAAGHYRHGIALAPATATSVSELVASGSSSLAPSSFDPLRWGAWNPNFPVTPDDRFVTGRWATRL; encoded by the coding sequence ATGCGTATTTCCATTCTCGGAGCAGGCATCATCGGCCTCTCCGCCGCTTGGCGGCTGTCCGAGGACGGTCACGTCGTGACCGTCTACGACGGGTCACCGCAACGAGCGGCCACTCATGCGGCGGCCGGAATGCTGGCCGCGGTCACGGAGGCCGAGTTCGGCGAAGAGGATTTGGTTCCCTTTGCCGTGGAATCGGTCTCGCAGTGGCCCGATTTCGCTCGGCGTCTTGAGGCGGTGAGCGACATAGAATTGTCCTATCGTGCTCATCCTACGATCCTTTTGGGATGGAACGAGTCCGATCGCGCCGCGGTTCGGCGGCAGGTGACTCTGTATCAGCGCCTGCGGCTTCCGGTGGAGACGATCGGTGTTCGCCGCCTGCGACGCACCGAGCCTCTGCTCAGTTCCAGCTGTCGCGAAGCGCACCTGGTCACTACCGATCAGGCGGTGGACCCACGCGCTGTGCTGCGAGCCCTGTGGGTGGCGTGTGAAGGTACGGGGGTCGAATTCGTGCCGCAGGACGTTCACGACATCAGGCGGTTGGACGCCGATCGGGTCGTCCTCGCCACGGGAAATCAGGCGCGCGCCTTTGACCTTCCCATTCGACCGGTACGAGGTGTCGTGTTGCGTCTCAAGGGAACGACTGACCTTCCCGGGCACACCGTCAGGTCGATTGTGGATGACAACTCGGTGTATCTCGTGCCACGTCTCAATGGGGAACTGGTGGTCGGGGCAACGTCCGACGAAATCACCGACCCCGGGCACGGCACCGCCGGGGCGACCTTGGATCTCTTGCGGTACGCCGCCGCGCTGGTACCCGAGGTACGGGAATACCGCTTGGAAGAAGTGACGGTCGGCTATCGACCGACCGGCCCGGACAATCGCCCACTGCTCGGATACGTCGACGAGACCACCATTGTCGCCGCCGGTCACTATCGCCACGGAATCGCGCTGGCTCCCGCTACGGCGACGAGCGTGTCGGAATTGGTCGCGTCCGGAAGCAGTTCCCTCGCACCCAGCAGCTTTGATCCCTTGCGTTGGGGTGCGTGGAATCCGAACTTTCCCGTCACACCCGACGACAGATTCGTGACCGGTCGCTGGGCTACCCGCCTCTAA
- the rpsK gene encoding 30S ribosomal protein S11 — MPPKSRAKNTRVKKKNVPAGQAHIRSTFNNTIVSITDPSGAVVSWSSSGQVGFKGSRKSTPYAAQMAAEAAARRAMDNGMRKIDVFVKGPGSGRETAIRSLQAVGLEVGSISDVTPQPHNGCRPPKRRRV, encoded by the coding sequence ATGCCACCGAAGTCGCGCGCGAAGAACACCCGCGTTAAAAAGAAGAATGTGCCCGCAGGCCAGGCACACATCCGTTCTACCTTCAACAACACCATCGTGTCGATCACCGACCCGTCCGGTGCGGTTGTTTCCTGGTCGTCCTCCGGGCAAGTTGGTTTCAAGGGCTCGCGTAAATCCACGCCGTACGCCGCGCAGATGGCAGCCGAGGCCGCAGCGCGCCGTGCCATGGACAACGGGATGCGCAAAATTGACGTTTTCGTCAAGGGTCCCGGTTCGGGCCGCGAAACCGCGATCCGTTCGCTTCAGGCCGTCGGTCTGGAAGTCGGATCGATCTCTGATGTGACCCCGCAGCCGCACAACGGTTGCCGTCCCCCGAAGCGCCGTCGCGTCTAA
- a CDS encoding histidine phosphatase family protein, with amino-acid sequence MGEIVLIRHGETKWSKTGQHTSTTDLQLTEVGAQQAQGIAQLLRHWDIRTVWSSPRTRAINTAELSGLTIDRIRPDLAEWAYGDAEGKTRQQIDESDPGWSLWADGGIGPGGETVESVTNRVDRLLAEAEPLLESGDVALVSHGHLCRVIAARWIGLEAGAGMNFSIGTAAVAGLGYEYDERSIGLWNLTPRLLGPPPTPSSEPDDWGGDNAFGGDVA; translated from the coding sequence ATGGGTGAAATAGTTTTGATTCGTCACGGTGAGACCAAATGGTCCAAGACCGGACAGCATACCTCCACCACCGACTTGCAGCTCACTGAAGTGGGTGCGCAGCAAGCACAGGGCATCGCTCAACTTCTCCGTCACTGGGACATCCGCACCGTTTGGTCGTCGCCCCGCACACGGGCGATCAACACGGCCGAATTGAGCGGGCTCACCATCGACCGGATTCGCCCGGATCTGGCGGAGTGGGCGTACGGCGACGCCGAAGGCAAGACTCGACAACAGATCGACGAATCCGATCCTGGATGGAGCCTCTGGGCCGACGGAGGTATCGGCCCCGGCGGCGAAACGGTGGAATCGGTGACCAATCGGGTCGACCGGCTCTTGGCAGAGGCCGAACCGCTGCTGGAGTCCGGCGACGTCGCACTGGTCTCTCACGGCCACCTGTGCCGCGTCATCGCCGCTCGCTGGATCGGTTTGGAGGCCGGGGCCGGAATGAACTTCAGCATCGGAACGGCGGCAGTGGCCGGGCTGGGCTACGAATACGACGAACGCTCCATCGGACTGTGGAACCTGACCCCGCGACTGCTCGGACCACCGCCCACCCCGTCATCCGAACCGGATGATTGGGGCGGAGACAACGCGTTCGGCGGCGACGTCGCGTAG
- a CDS encoding DNA-directed RNA polymerase subunit alpha, with translation MLITKRPTLTENVVNSTRAKFTIEPLEPGFGYTLGNSLRRTLLSSIPGAAVTSIKIDGVLHEFATIPGVKEDVVEVVLNVKQICVSSESDEPITMYLRKEGPGDVTAGDIQPPTGVTIHNPDLKLATLNSTGRIDMEFVVERGRGYVSAVQNKSDSNEIGRIPVDSIYSPVLKVAYNVEATRVEQRTDFDKLVLDVEVKSSTTPRTALASAGSTLVELFGLYRELDVEAEGIDVGPSPADQQLAADLALPIEDLDMTVRSYNCLKREGVDTVGDLINRTEADLLDIRNFGQKSIDEVKMKLAGMGLGLKDSPGTFDYSEAASTYDPNGAPVTTSAPADEIDDFEDDGDDLRETEQL, from the coding sequence GTGCTGATTACAAAGCGACCGACGCTGACCGAGAACGTCGTCAACTCGACCCGTGCGAAGTTCACCATTGAACCGCTCGAGCCTGGTTTCGGCTACACTCTCGGGAACTCATTGCGTCGTACCTTGCTGTCGTCCATTCCGGGCGCGGCGGTTACCTCCATCAAAATCGATGGCGTCCTGCACGAGTTCGCTACGATCCCCGGCGTGAAAGAAGACGTCGTGGAGGTCGTGCTGAACGTCAAGCAAATCTGCGTCTCCTCCGAGAGCGATGAGCCGATCACCATGTACCTCCGCAAGGAGGGCCCGGGTGACGTCACCGCCGGAGACATCCAGCCTCCGACCGGGGTCACGATTCACAACCCCGATCTGAAGCTGGCCACCCTCAACTCCACCGGTCGTATCGACATGGAGTTCGTGGTGGAGCGTGGACGCGGATACGTGTCGGCGGTCCAGAACAAGAGCGACAGCAACGAGATCGGCCGTATCCCGGTCGACTCGATCTACTCTCCGGTGCTCAAGGTCGCTTATAACGTCGAGGCCACCCGTGTGGAACAGCGCACGGACTTTGACAAGCTGGTCCTCGACGTAGAGGTCAAGTCCTCGACCACGCCGCGTACGGCGCTGGCTTCAGCGGGATCGACTCTGGTGGAACTGTTCGGTCTCTACCGGGAACTCGACGTGGAGGCCGAAGGCATCGACGTCGGACCGTCGCCCGCCGACCAGCAGCTGGCCGCCGATCTCGCCCTGCCGATTGAGGACCTGGACATGACCGTCCGGTCGTACAACTGCCTCAAGCGCGAGGGTGTGGACACCGTGGGCGACCTCATCAACCGCACTGAAGCCGACCTGCTGGACATCCGCAACTTCGGACAGAAGTCCATCGACGAAGTGAAGATGAAGCTGGCCGGCATGGGACTGGGTCTGAAGGACTCACCTGGAACCTTCGACTACAGTGAAGCCGCTTCGACCTACGACCCCAACGGGGCTCCGGTCACCACTTCCGCTCCGGCCGACGAAATCGATGACTTCGAAGACGACGGCGATGACCTTCGCGAAACCGAACAGCTCTAA
- the thiS gene encoding sulfur carrier protein ThiS, translated as MQIELNGHLYHDIQTVEEAVRAVTTASKGIAVAVNGEVVPKHRWGTSLSPDDKVEVLTATQGG; from the coding sequence ATGCAAATAGAGCTAAATGGACATCTATATCACGATATACAAACGGTGGAGGAAGCCGTCCGGGCGGTCACCACGGCATCGAAAGGCATTGCCGTGGCGGTCAATGGGGAAGTGGTGCCCAAACACCGCTGGGGAACTTCCTTGAGCCCCGACGACAAAGTCGAAGTCCTGACTGCGACGCAGGGAGGTTGA
- the rpsD gene encoding 30S ribosomal protein S4: MPQPQPKVKLSRSLGIALTPKAAKYMERRPYPPGQHGRGRRKESDYKTQLTEKQRLRAQYNISERQLRRAYEEATRKSGKTGEVLIQLLESRLDAFVLRAGLARTIYQARQFVNHGHFTVNGRKVDIPSYRLSPGDFVQVKAKSRQTTPFEAAAAGEWAAEGQTPSYIEAHLNGLIARFVSVPERSQIPVVCDEQLIVEFYSK, translated from the coding sequence ATGCCGCAACCTCAGCCAAAGGTTAAGCTCTCCCGTTCACTCGGGATCGCGCTGACCCCGAAGGCGGCCAAGTACATGGAACGCCGTCCCTACCCTCCGGGGCAGCACGGCCGTGGGCGTCGCAAAGAGTCGGACTACAAGACTCAGCTGACTGAGAAGCAGCGTCTTCGCGCCCAGTACAACATTTCGGAGCGTCAGCTTCGTCGCGCCTACGAAGAAGCGACCCGTAAGTCCGGAAAAACCGGTGAAGTCCTGATTCAGCTGCTGGAATCCCGCCTGGACGCCTTCGTGCTGCGCGCCGGTTTGGCCCGCACGATCTACCAGGCCCGCCAGTTCGTCAACCACGGACACTTCACCGTCAATGGGCGCAAGGTCGACATCCCGTCCTACCGCCTCAGCCCCGGTGACTTCGTTCAGGTCAAGGCCAAGAGCCGTCAGACTACTCCGTTCGAAGCCGCCGCAGCCGGCGAGTGGGCCGCCGAAGGCCAGACTCCGTCCTACATTGAAGCGCACCTCAACGGGCTGATCGCTCGTTTCGTCTCGGTGCCCGAGCGCTCCCAGATCCCCGTGGTCTGCGATGAGCAGCTCATCGTGGAGTTCTACAGCAAGTAG
- the rpmJ gene encoding 50S ribosomal protein L36, whose amino-acid sequence MKVKPSVKKICKSCRVIRRHGRVMVICASDARHKQRQG is encoded by the coding sequence GTGAAAGTAAAACCGAGCGTCAAGAAGATCTGTAAAAGCTGCCGAGTGATCCGGCGTCACGGACGCGTCATGGTCATTTGCGCGTCGGACGCGCGTCACAAGCAGCGTCAAGGCTAG
- a CDS encoding class I SAM-dependent methyltransferase yields MSNVEQPDDGPEHYFSAQPTSTDRERTVSFDVDGRSYELVASAGVFSGSRLDPGTNVLLGKVTPPDGGGTYLDLGCGYGPITAVLAENPQAQVWAVDVNERALDLTRRNTSDSEGTVYVRSVDEVPAEVRFDEIWSNPPIKIGKESLHRLLSEWLPRLRPNGVAWLVVSKHLGGDSLAKWLASEGWAVDKHASAKGYRVLRVSRD; encoded by the coding sequence GTGTCGAACGTAGAGCAACCCGATGACGGTCCCGAACATTACTTTTCCGCGCAGCCGACCTCGACCGACCGCGAACGAACCGTCTCCTTTGACGTCGATGGACGTTCCTATGAGTTGGTGGCCTCGGCGGGGGTCTTTTCGGGAAGTCGCCTGGATCCCGGAACGAACGTGCTTCTGGGGAAAGTCACCCCACCGGACGGAGGTGGGACGTATCTGGACCTGGGGTGTGGATACGGCCCTATTACGGCCGTTTTGGCCGAGAACCCACAGGCGCAGGTGTGGGCGGTCGATGTCAATGAGCGTGCCTTGGACCTGACTCGGCGAAACACGTCCGATTCCGAAGGGACGGTGTACGTGCGGTCGGTGGACGAGGTGCCCGCCGAGGTTCGTTTCGATGAGATCTGGTCGAACCCCCCGATCAAGATCGGTAAGGAAAGCCTGCATCGGCTCTTGAGCGAGTGGTTGCCGCGATTGCGTCCCAACGGGGTCGCCTGGCTCGTCGTTTCCAAGCACCTGGGCGGGGACTCTCTGGCGAAGTGGCTCGCCTCGGAGGGCTGGGCGGTTGACAAGCACGCCAGCGCCAAGGGTTACCGCGTCCTGCGGGTATCGCGCGACTGA
- a CDS encoding L-histidine N(alpha)-methyltransferase translates to MNEPVLRVCADPEDTTVQLAADVRRGLTSDPKFLPLRWHYDTKGEALFTRLGTQPDYYLTRSETEILTSYSDEIAAASGSRVFIELGAGLIDRVKLLLNAFSRAGQLDGYWAFDINESALESTLADLCDTYPGAKIGGISGDFLKQLDQIPDGDDRLVALLGSTFGNFTSAERGMLLQSLRTALHPGEKALFGVDLVKDPDVILRAYNDSGGVTGAFNLNVLRVLNRHLDANFDLRAFHHRARWNSLASAVEMCLVAEREMTVDISALEMDVHFDAGEVMQSGFSCKFRPDDLAAEVDGYGFTVTHRWFDAADYYGVFLMKAV, encoded by the coding sequence ATGAATGAGCCGGTCCTGCGGGTCTGTGCCGATCCCGAGGACACGACGGTACAGCTGGCGGCGGATGTGCGTCGTGGCTTGACCTCGGATCCGAAGTTTCTACCGTTGCGATGGCACTACGACACCAAAGGCGAGGCTCTCTTCACCCGACTGGGCACCCAACCCGATTATTACCTCACTCGCTCGGAGACCGAGATTTTGACCTCCTATTCCGATGAGATCGCTGCGGCGAGCGGTTCGCGGGTGTTCATCGAATTGGGAGCGGGTCTGATCGACCGGGTCAAACTTCTCCTCAACGCCTTCTCGCGCGCCGGTCAGCTGGATGGATACTGGGCCTTCGACATCAACGAATCCGCGCTGGAGAGTACCTTGGCCGACCTCTGCGACACGTACCCGGGAGCGAAGATCGGTGGTATCAGCGGCGATTTCCTCAAACAGCTGGACCAGATCCCCGACGGGGACGATCGGCTGGTCGCCCTGCTGGGCTCGACCTTCGGTAACTTCACCTCCGCGGAACGGGGAATGCTGCTTCAATCCCTGCGCACCGCGTTGCACCCCGGAGAGAAGGCCCTGTTCGGCGTGGACTTGGTCAAAGACCCGGACGTCATTCTGCGCGCCTATAACGACTCCGGCGGGGTGACCGGAGCGTTCAATCTCAATGTGCTGCGCGTTCTCAACCGACACTTGGACGCGAACTTCGATCTGCGGGCCTTCCACCACCGGGCACGCTGGAACTCCCTGGCGTCGGCGGTGGAAATGTGTTTGGTGGCCGAACGCGAGATGACGGTCGACATATCCGCACTGGAAATGGACGTGCACTTCGATGCGGGTGAAGTCATGCAGAGCGGCTTCTCGTGCAAATTCCGGCCCGATGACTTGGCGGCCGAGGTTGACGGGTACGGCTTCACCGTCACGCACCGGTGGTTCGACGCCGCCGATTACTACGGAGTGTTTCTGATGAAGGCCGTCTGA
- the thiE gene encoding thiamine phosphate synthase: protein MRLTSQLPRLHLITDTRLDSNPIQTAEAALDAGVRLIQVRTEDHFTDRAEFDLARCLMEMCRQSGAWCLINDSVHIAQAVGADGVHLGDDDLPVDAARRILDPTLTIGATCRGPQSARAARRAGADYLGVGPVNATTTKISLSETLGTDGLKAVCTAVELPVVAVGGIDAASAASCRAAGAHGVAVVSAVSRARDVRSATSELLDAVGETFSVPPQPPSTADTGHAASSSRRS from the coding sequence ATGCGGTTGACTTCGCAATTGCCACGGCTACATCTCATTACGGACACACGTCTCGATTCCAATCCGATTCAGACTGCCGAGGCGGCGCTTGACGCGGGCGTTCGACTCATCCAGGTGCGCACCGAGGACCATTTCACCGATCGCGCCGAATTCGACTTGGCACGCTGTCTCATGGAAATGTGTCGACAGTCCGGGGCCTGGTGCCTCATCAATGATTCCGTCCACATCGCACAGGCGGTCGGCGCCGACGGTGTGCATCTCGGCGATGACGACCTCCCCGTCGATGCCGCTCGGCGAATCCTCGATCCGACGCTGACGATCGGAGCGACCTGCCGTGGCCCGCAAAGTGCGCGGGCGGCACGCCGCGCCGGTGCCGACTATCTCGGAGTCGGACCGGTCAACGCGACAACGACCAAAATCAGCCTTTCCGAAACCCTGGGGACCGACGGCTTGAAGGCGGTGTGCACCGCGGTCGAACTACCCGTGGTCGCGGTCGGCGGCATCGACGCCGCCAGTGCGGCGTCCTGCCGCGCAGCCGGTGCTCACGGAGTGGCGGTCGTATCCGCCGTTTCCCGTGCCAGGGACGTCCGAAGCGCCACATCCGAGCTGCTCGATGCGGTGGGAGAGACGTTCTCGGTACCTCCTCAGCCGCCGAGTACCGCCGACACGGGGCACGCGGCGTCCTCCTCACGGAGGAGCTGA
- the truA gene encoding tRNA pseudouridine(38-40) synthase TruA, translating to MDQVRLRLRVSYDGTAYSGWAVQPQRPTVAAEVIRALTLLFGELEDFTVAGRTDAGVHATGQVVHVDVNRAKWEELRPKLLWRLRGILPADVRVTRAEEVDPVFNARFAAEWRRYTYRVSDHTWGVDPLRRIDTLPWPRPVDVDRMNRACERLLGEHDFVGFCKRKEGATTIRALLDYHWERDADGTAVATVRADAFCHSMVRSLVGAALAVGDGRRDEDWLASLLRVDQRANDVHVVGPKGLTLVEVYYSDDPARWAERVHTTRRIRTLTEQNSPEAPNAQAGDEG from the coding sequence ATGGATCAGGTTCGTCTGCGCTTGCGGGTGTCATACGACGGGACGGCCTATTCCGGCTGGGCGGTGCAGCCTCAGCGCCCCACGGTGGCCGCCGAGGTCATACGGGCCCTGACACTGTTGTTCGGCGAGCTGGAGGACTTCACCGTCGCGGGACGTACCGATGCCGGGGTACACGCTACCGGTCAAGTCGTACACGTCGACGTGAATCGAGCGAAATGGGAAGAACTGCGCCCCAAACTGTTGTGGCGATTGCGCGGGATTCTCCCTGCTGACGTCCGCGTTACTCGCGCCGAAGAGGTCGACCCGGTCTTCAACGCCCGCTTCGCCGCCGAATGGCGTCGCTACACCTATCGGGTGTCCGATCACACCTGGGGGGTCGACCCGCTGCGCCGCATCGACACCCTGCCGTGGCCCCGCCCGGTCGACGTCGACAGGATGAACCGCGCCTGCGAACGGCTGCTGGGGGAGCACGATTTCGTAGGGTTCTGTAAACGTAAGGAAGGGGCGACCACGATCCGTGCCCTATTGGATTACCACTGGGAGCGGGACGCCGATGGAACGGCCGTGGCCACCGTCCGGGCCGATGCCTTCTGCCATTCCATGGTGCGATCGCTGGTAGGCGCGGCTCTTGCGGTGGGAGACGGGCGACGGGACGAAGACTGGCTCGCCTCCCTGCTGCGTGTGGATCAACGGGCCAACGATGTGCATGTGGTTGGGCCGAAGGGGCTGACTCTGGTGGAGGTGTATTACTCCGACGATCCGGCACGCTGGGCGGAACGTGTGCATACGACCCGACGAATTCGGACCCTGACGGAGCAGAACTCCCCTGAAGCACCCAACGCCCAAGCGGGCGACGAAGGATGA
- the infA gene encoding translation initiation factor IF-1 has protein sequence MPKKDGAIEIEGKVIEALPNATFRVELNNGHKVLAHISGKMRQNYIRILPEDRVVVELSPYDLSRGRIVYRYR, from the coding sequence ATGCCGAAAAAAGACGGTGCCATTGAGATTGAAGGCAAGGTTATAGAGGCCCTTCCGAACGCAACGTTCCGGGTGGAGCTCAATAACGGCCACAAAGTACTTGCCCACATTAGCGGCAAGATGCGACAGAACTACATCCGAATCCTCCCCGAGGATCGAGTGGTTGTGGAACTGTCGCCGTACGACCTGTCACGCGGTCGGATTGTCTACCGTTATCGCTGA
- a CDS encoding TMEM165/GDT1 family protein — translation MIDITAAAVVFGLIFIAEIPDKTTLAGLMLSTRFRPIYVFLGAAAAFVVHVILAVSAGSLLTLLPQQLLSIVVAALFLIGAVTLFFHKDDDEADAADETKTPTGKSFWKVAGMSFSIILVAEFGDMSQLMMASFTAHYGHPLSVALGAVLALWTVAALGIMGGRTLVKFVPIGVLTKIGAGAMALLAAYNLYEAFT, via the coding sequence ATCATCGATATCACCGCAGCAGCCGTTGTATTCGGCCTCATCTTCATCGCGGAAATCCCCGATAAAACCACCCTGGCCGGGCTCATGTTGAGCACCCGTTTTCGCCCGATCTACGTGTTCCTCGGAGCGGCGGCCGCCTTCGTCGTCCACGTGATCCTGGCCGTGAGTGCGGGAAGTCTGCTGACCCTGCTTCCGCAGCAACTCCTGTCCATCGTGGTAGCGGCCCTGTTTCTCATTGGGGCGGTCACGCTGTTCTTCCATAAGGACGACGACGAGGCCGACGCCGCCGACGAAACGAAGACCCCTACCGGAAAGTCGTTCTGGAAAGTGGCCGGGATGAGCTTCAGCATTATTCTGGTCGCCGAATTCGGGGACATGTCACAGCTGATGATGGCCAGCTTCACCGCCCACTACGGACATCCCTTGTCCGTCGCGCTCGGCGCGGTATTGGCGCTCTGGACGGTCGCCGCCCTGGGAATCATGGGTGGACGCACTCTCGTGAAGTTCGTACCGATCGGAGTACTCACCAAGATCGGGGCCGGGGCCATGGCTCTACTGGCCGCCTACAACCTCTACGAGGCCTTCACCTGA
- the rpsM gene encoding 30S ribosomal protein S13 yields MARLAGVDLPRDKRVEIGLTYIYGVGRTRSLEALVGTGIDRNTRVKDLTEEDVVKLRDYIETNFTVEGDLRREVQADIRRKIEIGCYQGLRHRYGLPAHGQRTRTNARTRKGPKKTVAGKKKAR; encoded by the coding sequence ATGGCACGCCTCGCTGGGGTGGACCTTCCGCGCGACAAGCGCGTTGAAATCGGTCTCACCTACATCTACGGTGTTGGGCGTACGCGCTCGCTGGAAGCTCTCGTGGGCACCGGCATCGACAGGAACACGCGCGTTAAGGACCTCACCGAAGAAGACGTAGTCAAACTGCGTGACTACATCGAAACCAACTTCACCGTCGAAGGTGACCTGCGCCGCGAAGTTCAGGCCGATATTCGTCGGAAGATCGAGATTGGTTGCTACCAAGGTCTGCGTCACCGCTATGGGCTGCCCGCGCACGGTCAGCGCACGCGCACGAACGCTCGTACCCGTAAGGGTCCGAAGAAGACCGTCGCCGGTAAGAAGAAGGCCCGTTAG